A DNA window from Pseudarthrobacter sp. W1I19 contains the following coding sequences:
- a CDS encoding argininosuccinate synthase gives MTERIVLAYSGGLDTSVAIGWIGEATGAEVIAVAVDVGQGGESLETIRQRALGCGAVEAYVADASDEFANEYAMPTLKANALYQGHYPLVSAISRPVIVKHLVKAAREFGATTVAHGCTGKGNDQVRFEVGIQTLGPDLKCIAPVRDLALTRDKAIAFAEEKGLPIETTKKNPYSIDQNVWGRAVETGYLEDIWNAPTKDIYDYTATPEFPPAPDEVTISFEAGIPVAIDGVKVTPLQAIKELNRRAGAQGVGRIDVVEDRLVGIKSREIYEAPGAMALITAHKHLEDITIEREQARFKATVGQRWAELVYDGQWFSPLKHSLDAFIDDTQKYVSGDIRMVLHGGQAIVNGRRSDTSLYDFSLATYDTGDTFDQSMARGFIELWGMSAKVASGRDIRVAGK, from the coding sequence GTGACTGAACGCATCGTGCTGGCCTACTCCGGCGGCCTGGACACCTCAGTAGCCATCGGCTGGATCGGTGAAGCCACCGGAGCCGAGGTCATCGCCGTGGCGGTTGACGTTGGACAGGGCGGCGAGTCCCTCGAGACCATCCGCCAGCGTGCCCTGGGCTGCGGCGCCGTCGAAGCCTACGTGGCCGACGCCTCCGACGAATTCGCCAACGAATACGCCATGCCCACCCTGAAGGCCAACGCCCTCTACCAGGGGCACTACCCGCTGGTGTCCGCCATCTCCCGCCCGGTCATCGTCAAGCACCTGGTCAAGGCCGCCCGCGAATTCGGTGCCACCACCGTTGCGCACGGCTGCACGGGCAAGGGCAATGACCAGGTCCGCTTCGAAGTGGGCATCCAGACCCTCGGCCCGGACCTGAAGTGCATCGCACCGGTCCGCGACCTCGCCCTCACCCGCGACAAGGCCATCGCCTTCGCCGAGGAAAAGGGCCTGCCCATTGAGACCACCAAGAAGAACCCGTACTCCATTGACCAGAACGTCTGGGGCCGCGCCGTGGAGACCGGCTACCTCGAGGACATCTGGAACGCCCCCACCAAGGACATCTACGACTACACCGCCACCCCGGAGTTCCCGCCGGCACCGGATGAGGTCACCATCTCCTTCGAGGCCGGCATTCCGGTAGCGATCGACGGCGTGAAGGTCACCCCGCTGCAGGCCATCAAGGAACTCAACCGCCGCGCCGGCGCCCAGGGTGTGGGCCGGATCGACGTCGTCGAGGACCGCCTGGTGGGCATCAAGTCCCGCGAAATTTACGAGGCCCCCGGCGCCATGGCGCTGATCACCGCCCACAAGCACCTCGAGGACATCACCATCGAGCGTGAGCAGGCCCGCTTCAAGGCCACCGTTGGCCAGCGCTGGGCCGAGCTGGTCTACGACGGCCAGTGGTTCTCGCCGCTCAAGCATTCCCTGGACGCTTTCATCGACGACACCCAGAAGTACGTCTCCGGCGACATCCGCATGGTGCTCCACGGCGGCCAGGCCATCGTCAACGGCCGCCGCTCCGACACCTCGCTGTACGACTTCTCCCTGGCCACCTACGACACCGGCGACACCTTCGACCAGTCCATGGCCCGTGGCTTCATCGAGCTGTGGGGCATGTCCGCCAAGGTTGCCTCCGGCCGCGACATCCGGGTCGCGGGAAAGTAG
- the argB gene encoding acetylglutamate kinase: protein MNTQTRETTTMSDAQDKAATLIEALPWIQRFAGSIMVVKYGGNAMVNDELRRAFAEDIVFLHHVGIHPVVVHGGGPQINSMLGRLGIESEFKGGLRVTTPEAMDVVRMVLTGQVGRELVGLINSHGPYAVGMSGEDGGLLRAVRTGTVVNGEEVDLGLVGEVVGVDPAGIVDILEAGRIPVISTVAPEIVDGGDGVAGTARFQPTGQVLNVNADTAAAAVASALGASKLVILTDVEGLYANWPDKSSLISSLTASELRDMLPKLESGMIPKMAACLKAIDEGVERAHIVDGRLPHSMLLETFTTAGIGTQVVPDEEING, encoded by the coding sequence ATGAACACCCAGACGCGTGAAACCACCACCATGTCCGATGCGCAGGACAAGGCCGCCACCCTGATTGAGGCCCTGCCTTGGATCCAGCGGTTCGCCGGTTCCATCATGGTGGTCAAGTACGGCGGCAACGCCATGGTCAACGACGAGCTGCGCCGCGCCTTCGCCGAGGACATCGTTTTCCTCCACCACGTGGGCATCCACCCGGTGGTGGTTCATGGCGGCGGTCCGCAGATCAACTCCATGCTGGGCCGGCTGGGCATTGAATCCGAGTTCAAGGGCGGGCTGCGCGTCACCACCCCCGAGGCCATGGACGTGGTCCGCATGGTCCTCACCGGCCAGGTGGGACGCGAACTGGTGGGCCTGATCAACTCCCACGGGCCCTATGCTGTGGGCATGTCCGGGGAAGACGGCGGACTGCTGCGCGCTGTCCGGACCGGGACTGTGGTGAACGGCGAAGAAGTGGACCTCGGGCTGGTAGGCGAGGTGGTCGGCGTCGACCCGGCAGGCATTGTGGACATTCTTGAGGCCGGCCGGATCCCGGTGATCTCCACCGTTGCCCCGGAGATCGTTGACGGCGGCGACGGCGTGGCCGGCACTGCGCGCTTCCAGCCCACGGGCCAGGTCCTCAATGTTAACGCCGACACCGCTGCTGCGGCCGTCGCCTCGGCGCTGGGCGCCTCCAAACTGGTCATCCTGACGGACGTTGAAGGCCTCTATGCCAACTGGCCGGACAAGTCTTCGCTGATTTCCTCGCTGACGGCCTCCGAGCTGCGGGACATGCTGCCCAAACTCGAATCGGGCATGATCCCCAAGATGGCCGCCTGCCTCAAGGCCATAGATGAGGGAGTGGAACGTGCGCACATCGTGGACGGGCGCCTGCCCCACTCCATGCTTCTGGAAACATTCACGACGGCGGGAATCGGCACCCAGGTGGTTCCCGATGAGGAGATCAACGGATGA
- a CDS encoding arginine repressor, whose protein sequence is MSAQPAVPGSSPATKTARQARITAILTGESVRSQAELAALLADDGVQVTQATLSRDLVELGAVRVRGKEGVLVYAVPGEGGERAAKSGVSQEILDARLARLCSELLVTAEASANIAVLRTPPGAANFLALAIDHSVMPSILGTIAGDDTVLLVSRDPNGGQDLAARFLQLAEEAGQ, encoded by the coding sequence GTGTCCGCCCAACCGGCGGTGCCGGGCTCCAGCCCGGCCACCAAAACAGCCCGCCAGGCACGCATCACGGCCATCCTTACGGGTGAATCCGTGCGGTCCCAGGCGGAGCTGGCGGCCCTGCTCGCGGACGACGGCGTGCAGGTCACCCAGGCCACCCTGTCCCGCGACCTCGTGGAACTGGGCGCGGTCCGGGTCCGCGGCAAGGAAGGCGTGCTGGTGTACGCCGTCCCCGGCGAGGGCGGCGAGCGGGCCGCCAAGAGCGGAGTGAGCCAGGAAATCCTGGACGCCCGGCTGGCACGGCTCTGCAGCGAACTCCTGGTCACCGCGGAGGCCTCGGCCAATATCGCCGTGCTCCGCACGCCGCCCGGAGCCGCCAATTTCCTGGCCCTGGCCATCGACCACTCGGTGATGCCGTCCATTTTGGGGACGATCGCCGGGGACGACACCGTGCTGCTGGTCTCCCGGGACCCCAACGGCGGCCAGGACCTCGCCGCCAGGTTCCTGCAACTGGCCGAAGAGGCCGGGCAATAA
- the argC gene encoding N-acetyl-gamma-glutamyl-phosphate reductase, whose product MTISVAVSGASGYAGGEVLRLLAGHPDVTIGAITAHSNAGSRLGELQPHLHGLSSRILEDTTVENLSGHDVVFLALPHGASAGIAAQLPKGTVVIDAGADHRLEDPAAWEKFYGSAHAGTWPYGLPELPGQREALKGASRIAVPGCYPTSALLALTPGFAAHLLEPDDVVIVSASGTSGAGKAAKVNLIGSEVMGSMSPYGVGGGHRHTPEIEQGLSNAAGEQVTVSFTPTLAPMSRGILTTATARVKPGTTAEQLRQAWTDAYDDEPFVHVLPEGQWPATKAVQGSNHAAMQIAFDAHTGRVIVTCVIDNLTKGTAGGAVQSMNIALGLAETAGLDLQGVAP is encoded by the coding sequence ATGACTATTTCTGTTGCAGTCTCAGGCGCCAGCGGCTACGCCGGCGGAGAGGTACTCCGCCTCCTCGCGGGCCACCCGGATGTGACCATCGGGGCCATCACAGCGCACAGCAATGCCGGTTCGCGCCTCGGCGAGTTGCAGCCCCACCTGCACGGATTGTCCAGCCGCATCCTGGAGGACACCACCGTGGAGAACCTCTCCGGCCACGACGTGGTCTTCCTCGCACTGCCGCACGGCGCCTCCGCCGGGATTGCTGCCCAGCTTCCGAAAGGGACGGTGGTGATCGACGCCGGCGCCGACCACCGCCTGGAGGACCCGGCAGCCTGGGAAAAGTTCTACGGTTCAGCCCATGCCGGAACCTGGCCCTACGGCCTGCCGGAACTGCCGGGACAGCGTGAAGCCCTCAAAGGCGCCAGCCGCATCGCCGTGCCGGGCTGCTACCCGACGTCGGCCCTGCTGGCCCTCACGCCAGGGTTCGCCGCGCACCTCCTCGAGCCCGACGACGTCGTCATCGTTTCCGCCTCAGGCACCTCCGGCGCGGGCAAGGCAGCAAAAGTGAACCTGATCGGCTCCGAGGTCATGGGCTCCATGAGCCCCTACGGTGTGGGCGGGGGACACCGGCACACCCCCGAAATCGAACAGGGCCTGTCCAATGCGGCGGGGGAGCAAGTGACTGTTTCCTTCACCCCCACACTCGCGCCCATGAGCCGCGGGATCCTCACCACCGCCACTGCCAGGGTTAAGCCCGGCACTACGGCCGAACAGCTGCGCCAGGCCTGGACCGACGCGTACGACGACGAACCGTTTGTGCACGTACTGCCCGAAGGCCAGTGGCCCGCCACCAAGGCCGTCCAGGGGTCCAACCACGCAGCCATGCAGATTGCCTTTGACGCGCACACCGGCCGCGTTATTGTCACCTGTGTCATCGACAACCTCACCAAAGGGACCGCCGGCGGCGCCGTGCAGTCCATGAACATCGCACTCGGCCTGGCGGAAACCGCCGGCCTTGACCTGCAGGGAGTAGCCCCGTGA
- the argF gene encoding ornithine carbamoyltransferase — MTTATGTTRHFLKDTDLSPAEQAEVLDLAVRMKADPYSVQPFAAAGSGRKTVAVIFDKTSTRTRVSFATGIADMGGNALIINPGEAQIGHKESVEDTAKVLERMVSTIVWRTGPHAGLVAMAENSTVPVINALCDDYHPCQLLADLLAVKEHKGELKGLTMSYLGDAANNMANSYLLAGVTAGMHVRIAGPEGYLPADEVVAEAEERAAQTGGSVLITTDAAAALKGADVVATDTWVSMGQEAEKEARLQLFREYSVDEEAMAYAAEDAVVLHCLPAYRGYEISAGVIDGPQSIVWDEAENRLHAQKALMAWLMHRSGLAFVEGLAPVEGTGESTF; from the coding sequence GTGACAACAGCCACCGGCACCACCCGGCACTTCCTCAAGGACACAGACCTCAGCCCTGCCGAGCAGGCGGAGGTCCTGGACCTTGCCGTCCGCATGAAGGCCGATCCGTACAGCGTCCAGCCGTTCGCTGCCGCGGGAAGCGGCCGCAAGACCGTTGCCGTGATCTTCGACAAGACCTCCACCCGGACCCGGGTCTCGTTTGCCACCGGCATCGCGGACATGGGCGGCAACGCCCTGATCATCAATCCCGGCGAAGCCCAGATCGGCCACAAGGAGTCCGTGGAGGACACCGCCAAGGTCCTGGAACGGATGGTGTCCACCATCGTGTGGCGGACCGGCCCGCACGCCGGCCTGGTGGCGATGGCGGAAAACTCCACGGTGCCGGTGATCAACGCCCTGTGCGATGATTACCACCCCTGCCAGCTGCTCGCGGACCTGCTGGCCGTGAAGGAACACAAAGGCGAACTCAAGGGCCTCACCATGAGCTACCTCGGGGACGCCGCGAACAACATGGCCAACTCCTACCTCCTGGCCGGCGTCACGGCCGGCATGCACGTCCGCATCGCCGGGCCCGAAGGGTACCTCCCGGCAGATGAGGTGGTGGCCGAAGCCGAGGAGCGCGCCGCCCAGACCGGCGGTTCAGTACTGATCACCACCGATGCCGCGGCGGCCCTCAAAGGGGCCGACGTCGTCGCAACAGACACGTGGGTATCCATGGGCCAGGAAGCCGAAAAGGAGGCGCGGCTGCAGCTCTTCCGCGAGTACTCCGTGGATGAGGAGGCCATGGCATACGCCGCGGAAGACGCCGTCGTGCTTCACTGCCTCCCTGCCTACCGCGGTTATGAAATTTCGGCGGGCGTGATCGACGGCCCGCAGTCCATCGTCTGGGACGAAGCCGAAAACCGGCTCCACGCCCAGAAGGCCCTGATGGCCTGGCTGATGCACCGGTCCGGCCTGGCCTTCGTGGAGGGCCTCGCTCCCGTCGAAGGCACCGGGGAGAGCACGTTCTAG
- a CDS encoding acetylornithine transaminase, producing the protein MKNIQQTPVVEPVETPVTELVETTGHAGSEWLARYSTSLMGVFGTPQRVLVRGAGCLVWDADGKEYLDLLGGIAVNALGHANPFVTSVISSQLATLGHVSNFFTSPTQIALAEKLLALSNAPAGSKVFFTNSGTEANEAAFKLARRNSGGSGTKRTKIIALEGAFHGRTMGALALTAKEAYRAPFEPLPGGVVHIPFGDVEALKAAVDETVAAVFLEPIQGEAGVRPLPPGYLQAARELTARVGALLILDEVQTGIGRTGKWLASEDAGIMPDAVTLAKGLGGGFPIGALVTFGDGTSSLLSAGQHGTTFGGNPVATAAALATLHAIESQDVLANVAAVGEHLRSALVAIPGVTDVRGEGLLIGFDLDADVAPAVVQAGLDAGFIVNSPGPRTIRLAPPLVLTTAQADTFLAAFPAILQAAKDAQ; encoded by the coding sequence ATGAAGAACATCCAGCAAACCCCGGTGGTTGAGCCTGTCGAAACCCCGGTGACTGAGCTCGTGGAAACCACGGGCCACGCCGGATCCGAGTGGCTGGCCCGCTACTCCACCTCGCTGATGGGCGTGTTCGGGACGCCGCAGCGCGTGCTGGTCCGCGGTGCCGGCTGCCTTGTGTGGGACGCTGACGGCAAGGAATACCTGGACCTGCTCGGCGGGATTGCGGTCAATGCACTGGGCCACGCCAACCCGTTCGTCACGTCGGTCATCTCCAGCCAGCTGGCCACGCTGGGCCACGTGTCGAACTTTTTCACCAGCCCCACCCAGATTGCGCTGGCCGAAAAGCTCCTGGCCCTCAGCAACGCGCCAGCCGGTTCCAAGGTGTTTTTCACCAACTCAGGAACCGAGGCCAACGAGGCTGCCTTCAAGCTGGCCCGCCGCAATTCCGGGGGCAGCGGGACGAAGCGGACCAAAATCATTGCACTCGAAGGTGCCTTCCACGGCCGGACCATGGGCGCCCTGGCGCTGACGGCAAAAGAGGCCTACCGCGCGCCGTTCGAGCCGCTGCCCGGCGGTGTGGTGCACATCCCGTTCGGGGACGTCGAAGCGCTCAAAGCGGCCGTTGACGAAACCGTGGCCGCAGTGTTCCTGGAGCCCATCCAGGGCGAGGCCGGGGTCCGTCCCCTGCCGCCCGGATACCTGCAGGCTGCGCGGGAGCTGACGGCCCGTGTGGGGGCGTTGCTCATCCTTGACGAGGTGCAGACCGGCATCGGCCGTACGGGCAAATGGCTGGCCAGTGAGGACGCCGGGATCATGCCGGACGCTGTCACCCTGGCAAAGGGCCTGGGCGGCGGCTTCCCGATCGGTGCGCTCGTCACGTTTGGTGACGGGACGTCGTCGTTATTAAGCGCGGGCCAGCACGGCACCACCTTCGGCGGCAACCCCGTGGCCACGGCGGCTGCTTTGGCCACCCTGCATGCCATCGAAAGCCAGGATGTCCTGGCCAACGTGGCGGCGGTGGGGGAGCACCTGCGTTCCGCGCTGGTAGCCATCCCGGGCGTCACCGATGTCCGGGGCGAAGGCCTGCTCATTGGCTTCGACCTGGACGCGGACGTGGCCCCGGCCGTGGTGCAGGCGGGCCTTGACGCCGGCTTCATCGTCAACAGCCCCGGTCCGCGCACCATTCGCCTGGCGCCGCCGCTGGTCCTCACCACAGCGCAGGCAGACACCTTCCTCGCCGCCTTCCCGGCCATCCTCCAAGCAGCTAAGGACGCCCAGTGA
- the argJ gene encoding bifunctional glutamate N-acetyltransferase/amino-acid acetyltransferase ArgJ: MTVTAPLGFRAAGVTAGLKASGNPDLALVVNDGPAKAAAAVFTSNRVAAAPVHWSRQVVSDGRVDAVILNSGGANACTGPTGFQNTHSTAEKVAEVLGISATDVFVCSTGLIGEQLPMDKILPGVEAAAKALSTDGGPDAATAIMTTDSVPKAALFIGTDADGQEFSIGGIAKGAGMLAPGLATMLVVLTTDAVVEQEMLDVVLRDATRVTFDRADSDGCMSTNDTVVLLASGASGAVPSAEVFGAGLTQVCAELARKLIGDAEGASHDIAIRTFNAASEADAETVSRSVARSNLFKAAIFGKDPNWGRVLSAVGTTDAAFEPDQLNVSMNGIQICRNGSIGDDRALVDLEPREVLVEIDLQAGGAEATIWTNDLTHDYVHENSAYSS; the protein is encoded by the coding sequence GTGACCGTTACCGCACCCCTTGGCTTCCGGGCCGCCGGCGTCACCGCCGGGCTGAAGGCCTCCGGCAACCCGGACCTTGCCCTGGTGGTCAACGACGGTCCCGCCAAAGCTGCTGCCGCGGTGTTCACCAGCAACCGTGTGGCTGCGGCCCCGGTCCACTGGTCCCGCCAGGTGGTCTCCGATGGCCGGGTGGACGCCGTGATCCTGAACTCCGGCGGCGCCAACGCCTGCACAGGGCCCACCGGCTTCCAGAACACCCACAGCACGGCCGAAAAAGTCGCCGAAGTACTGGGTATCTCAGCCACCGACGTATTCGTCTGCTCCACCGGCCTGATCGGTGAGCAGTTGCCCATGGACAAGATCCTTCCCGGCGTTGAGGCAGCCGCCAAGGCCCTCAGCACCGACGGGGGACCGGACGCTGCCACCGCCATCATGACTACCGACTCGGTCCCCAAAGCGGCGCTGTTCATCGGCACCGACGCGGACGGCCAGGAATTCAGCATCGGCGGCATTGCCAAGGGTGCCGGCATGCTGGCGCCCGGCCTGGCCACCATGCTGGTGGTCCTCACCACGGATGCGGTAGTGGAGCAGGAAATGCTCGACGTCGTCCTGCGCGATGCCACGCGAGTCACCTTCGACCGCGCGGACTCCGACGGCTGCATGTCCACCAACGACACCGTGGTGCTCCTGGCCTCCGGCGCCTCCGGCGCCGTGCCGTCCGCCGAGGTTTTCGGCGCCGGCCTCACCCAGGTGTGCGCCGAGCTTGCCCGCAAGCTCATTGGTGACGCCGAGGGTGCCAGCCACGACATCGCCATCCGTACCTTCAACGCGGCAAGCGAGGCCGACGCCGAAACCGTCAGCCGGTCCGTGGCCCGGTCGAACCTTTTCAAGGCCGCCATCTTCGGCAAGGATCCGAACTGGGGGCGGGTGCTGTCCGCTGTGGGTACTACTGACGCCGCTTTCGAGCCGGACCAGCTCAACGTCTCCATGAACGGAATCCAGATTTGCCGCAACGGCAGCATCGGCGATGACCGGGCCCTTGTGGACCTGGAGCCCCGCGAAGTGCTCGTGGAAATCGACCTGCAGGCAGGCGGCGCCGAGGCCACCATCTGGACGAACGACCTCACCCACGACTACGTGCACGAGAACAGCGCCTACTCCAGCTAG